Sequence from the Deltaproteobacteria bacterium genome:
TGAAAAAAGCGCAAAGAAAGATTGCCTACCGATGCTGATAGCCTTCCTGTCCGATGTGCACGCCAACATGCCCGCCTTGGAGGCCGCGGTTGCCGACGCGACGGCGCGCGGGGCCGAACGGTTCATCTGCGCCGGCGATATGACCGGCTATGGACCCTTCCCGGATGAGGTCTGTCTCTTCCTTCAGAATCGGCCGATCCCGGCGCTAATCGGCAATTACGACCGGAAAGTGCTCATCGTAGCCGAGCAGGGATTGTCAGCGGCGCAAGGCATGAAATCCAAAAAGCGCAAGATCCTCCTCTGGACTCTGGAAAACTTAAGCCATCAGTCCCGGCTTTACCTGTCCGGTCTGCCCGATCAGCTTGATATGCAACTCTTCAGCGGACACATGCTCATGGTCGTCCACGGCAGCCCCATTTCCATGGACGACGTGATCTATCCGAGCATTACCAGGCCGGGGCTGACGGCGAAGTTGGGCGATCTGAGGCCGGACATTCTCGTTTGCGGACATACGCATATCCCCTTTGTGAGGCGGATTGATGGCATTCTCGTCGTGAACTGCGGTTCGGCAGGTCAGCCGATAGACGGCGACCCGCGCCCTTCCTATGTCCTGGTCAACACGGAACAGGGCGCACCGCCGAGTGGACGCGTTATCAGATTTGATTACGACCATAAGCGGACGATTGCCGCGCTGGAGAAGACATATCTGCCAAAAGGACTGCAGAAGGATCTTACGGAAGGCAGCAAAAGGAGATTTTTATCATGAGCAGTGGCAAGCAACCTGTCGAGATAGAGCTGAAGCTCACCCTCCCTGGTCCCGAGGCCGAGGCGGCGGTCGTGGAGTACCTGCTTGCCCAGGACTATAAGGTCAAGAAACTCAAAGCAGTGAGGAATACCGATATTTATTTAGACACGTTCGATTGGTTGCTTTTGAAAAAAATGCTCTCCCTCCGCTACCGCATCTCCGACGGCGAGGCCATGTATACGGTCAAGAGCATGGGTGAAATCGAAGCCGGCATAGCCCGGCGTTTGGAAACCGAGGTCACGCTTGACGAACCGAACGACGTACCGGCCGATATTCAGGTGCGAGAGATCAGGGATGTTGTGGATGAGATAATTTCCCCGCGCAAACTCCTCGAGCATATCCAGGTTCGCAACGATCGCCGGCGTTATCGGCTCCTCTCGCCGGACGGCACAAAAATGGAGTTGGCCTTCGATGCGGCGATTTTCTCGCTGCGTGGACTTCACCGGCCACGACGCACGCGAATACTTTACGAGCTGGAAGCAGAACTCTTGGACGGTCAGGCAACGGCAGTAACTGCTCTTGCCTCGCTACTGGCTCACAACTTCGCCTATCCGCCTTCGACCGTATCGAAGCTCGAGGCGGCGATCAAGCGCTTCAATATTATACCGCCCGCTAAGAAGCTGCCGGAGAGATACGCGGTGCGACCCGATGACCGTCTTGACCTCGCCGTGCTGAAGATTCTTGCCTCTCAGTTGGAACGGTTTCTGGAACATCTTCCGGGCCTGCAGCGCGACATTGATACGGAGTTCGTGCACCAGGCACGGGTCTCCACGCGGCGGATGCGCTCCGCCCTGCGGCTGTTCCGCGAGGCAGTTCCCGAAAGTACCGGCGCCTTCCTGGCCGGCGAGTTACAGTGGCTCGGCGGCATGTTGGGAGCCGTCCGCGACCTCGATGTCTTCCTCCTGAATCTGCCCCGGTTTCAAGAACAGATTGAACGTTTTCCGGACAAGAGGAAAAAAGTTTTTGAGCAATGGATCCAGGAGCGACGTCTCACTCCGCTTTCATCACTCATTCAGGCCCTAGCCTCGA
This genomic interval carries:
- a CDS encoding CHAD domain-containing protein, with translation MSSGKQPVEIELKLTLPGPEAEAAVVEYLLAQDYKVKKLKAVRNTDIYLDTFDWLLLKKMLSLRYRISDGEAMYTVKSMGEIEAGIARRLETEVTLDEPNDVPADIQVREIRDVVDEIISPRKLLEHIQVRNDRRRYRLLSPDGTKMELAFDAAIFSLRGLHRPRRTRILYELEAELLDGQATAVTALASLLAHNFAYPPSTVSKLEAAIKRFNIIPPAKKLPERYAVRPDDRLDLAVLKILASQLERFLEHLPGLQRDIDTEFVHQARVSTRRMRSALRLFREAVPESTGAFLAGELQWLGGMLGAVRDLDVFLLNLPRFQEQIERFPDKRKKVFEQWIQERRLTPLSSLIQALASTRYANFERRCRRFLESPLAIRPRAPLAMKLVRDIAPAIINDKFEAVIAQGHKVIANPQQKEFHRLRIQMKKLRYACEFMAPAYDGVLEPFIERTIAIQDCLGEIQDAVFTQEFIENVFTEWKRKLVGPELVFILGELYQLQRTIADERQGKFGKIWERFASAESIGQMKDILNLPLLSISP
- a CDS encoding metallophosphoesterase family protein codes for the protein MLIAFLSDVHANMPALEAAVADATARGAERFICAGDMTGYGPFPDEVCLFLQNRPIPALIGNYDRKVLIVAEQGLSAAQGMKSKKRKILLWTLENLSHQSRLYLSGLPDQLDMQLFSGHMLMVVHGSPISMDDVIYPSITRPGLTAKLGDLRPDILVCGHTHIPFVRRIDGILVVNCGSAGQPIDGDPRPSYVLVNTEQGAPPSGRVIRFDYDHKRTIAALEKTYLPKGLQKDLTEGSKRRFLS